In one Aphis gossypii isolate Hap1 unplaced genomic scaffold, ASM2018417v2 Contig00319, whole genome shotgun sequence genomic region, the following are encoded:
- the LOC126553735 gene encoding uncharacterized protein LOC126553735 produces MYKRSTQSLNESNVELVNDMPAMINDVSDDNMWNDGCLTQGLEDLLSSVEEINKVVDDNCANDPITNGPTVSQPSIRNVYSGKKKSKMNNLQNTVAATKSFAAISKKKTKIKANYYEKKLILLERIAAAEEKKAEALTSIAQSLESRYKI; encoded by the exons atgtacaaaagaTCAACACAAAGCTTAAATGAGTCAAATGTAGAATTGGTCAATGATATGCCTGCTATGATAAATGATGTCTCAGATGATAATATGTGGAATGATgg TTGCTTGACTCAAGGACTTGAAGATCTTTTATCTAGTGtagaagaaataaataaagtggTTGATGATAATTGTGCTAATGACCCTATAACAAATGGCCCAACCGTATCACAACCATCAATTAG aaatgtatatagtggtaaaaaaaaatcaaaaatgaacaACTTGCAGAATACTGTTGCTGCCACAAAATCATTTGCtgctataagtaaaaaaaaaacaaaaattaaggccaattattatgaaaaaaaattaatattgctgGAAAGAATTGCTGCAGCTGAGGAAAAAAAAGCTGAAGCTTTAACGAGTATTGCTCAAAGTCTGGAAAgtagatataaaatttaa
- the LOC126553730 gene encoding uncharacterized protein LOC126553730, which translates to MDTKKYRKPNTTDKQKKLLVDFMVLHPELVSGKNTSKSTVKQRQKLWERISEVLNSEVGPNKSWSEWRKTWCDLKTNVKSKAGCNRKERNKTGGGEVDLEVFSEFENKILELIGPTIVEGHSSVQESTADISFFVPHL; encoded by the exons ATGGATACGAAAAAATACAGAAAGCCGAATACTacagataaacaaaaaaaattactagtagACTTCATGGTATTACATCCAGAACTGGTGTCTGGGAAAAATACCTCGAAGTCTACAGTAAAACAGAGACAAAAGCTGTGGGAAAGAATTTCAGAAGTTTTAAACTCTGAAGTTGGTCCAAATAAATCTTGGAGTGAGTGGAGaaag ACATGGtgtgatttaaaaacaaatgttaagAGTAAGGCAGGGTGTAACAGAAAGGAAAGGAATAAAACTGGTGGTGGAGAAGTAGATTTAGAAGTGTTTAGTGAGTTTGAAAATAAGATATTGGAACTGATCGGTCCGACAATAGTTGAAGGACATAGTTCAGTGCAAGAAAGCACTGCTGATATTTCGTTTTTTGTACCACATTTGTAA
- the LOC126553729 gene encoding ATP-dependent DNA helicase pif1-like has translation MTHKHSLEAFHRTMQDFKGNNKLFGGTVLLLSGDFRQTLPVIPYSNFADEINACLKQSILWTTQVFSKQLLDIGNGEIELHQNTQYIKLPDIFCTVVETKNELIESVFPDILNYYLDHNWPCNRAILAARNVNVNEINFHIQQILPGDLMSFKSIDTVINENEIVNFPTEFLNSLDLPGMPPHNLQLKIGSSIILLRNLNPPQLCNGTRLVIKKMTENILEATILSGKFKGGIVLLPCIPLIASESPIPFKRLQFPICLAFAMTINKSQGQTISICGLDLENTCFSHGQLYVVCSRVGKPSNLFVLAKDRLTRNVVHKVVLR, from the exons ATGACTCATAAACATTCACTTGAAGCATTTCATAGAACTATGCAAGATTTTAAAGGTAACAATAAACTTTTCGGTGGTACTGTTTTACTACTGTCCGGTGATTTCCGGCAGACTTTACCAGTTATTCCTTACTCTAATTTTGCCGATGAGATCAACGCATGCTTAAAACAATCGATTTTATGGACAA CACAAGTATTTTCTAAACAATTGCTGGATATTGGAAATGGTGAAATTGAGTTGCAtcaaaatacacaatacataaaattaccaGATATTTTCTGCACTGTTGTTGAAACGAAAAATGAACTAATTGAGAGTGTCTTTCCggatatattgaattattatttagatcacAATTGGCCCTGTAATCGTGCTATTTTGGCAGCAAGAAATGTTAATGTGAACGAAATTAACTTCCATATACAACAGATTTTGCCCGGTGATTTGATGTCTTTTAAATCAATCGACACAGTTATTAATGAAAACGAAATCGTAAACTTTCCAACTGAATTTTTGAATTCTCTGGATTTGCCAGGAATGCCACCACACAACCTTCAATTGAAAATTGGTTCATCAATTATTCTTCTACGTAATTTAAACCCACCTCAATTATGTAACGGTACACGtttagtcataaaaaaaatgaccgAAAATATTCTTGAAGCAACAATTTTGTCGGGAAAATTTAAAGGAGGTATCGTCCTGTTGCCATGTATTCCACTGATAGCGTCGGAATCTCCAATACCGTTTAAAAGGCTCCAATTTCCGATTTGTTTAGCTTTTGCGatgactataaataaatctcaAGGCCAAACAATATCTATTTGCGGTTTGGATTTGGAAAACACATGTTTCTCACATGGACAGCTATATGTTGTCTGCTCACGTGTAGGAAAACCATCAAATCTCTTCGTGTTAGCGAAAGACAGGTTAACCAGGAATGTTGTACACAAAGTAGtacttagataa